One Deltaproteobacteria bacterium DNA segment encodes these proteins:
- a CDS encoding integration host factor subunit beta produces MTKSGLMEIIATRISHLPARDIELVINTIFDTMTDALNKGDRIEIRGFGSFSVRHRRARTGRNPKTGTTIEVPPKRVPFFTVGHELRERVNAGAQNSSDEETNN; encoded by the coding sequence ATGACCAAGAGCGGCTTGATGGAAATTATCGCGACGCGGATAAGTCATTTACCTGCTCGTGATATCGAATTAGTGATCAACACTATTTTCGATACTATGACCGATGCCCTAAATAAGGGTGATCGTATTGAAATCCGTGGATTCGGCAGCTTTTCAGTACGTCATCGCCGAGCCCGAACGGGTCGTAATCCAAAAACAGGTACAACCATAGAAGTACCACCAAAGCGAGTACCTTTTTTCACTGTTGGGCATGAATTACGCGAACGCGTAAATGCTGGTGCACAAAACAGCAGTGATGAAGAAACTAACAATTAG
- a CDS encoding 30S ribosomal protein S1 — protein MDSQIQELREDGKTFAELFEQSLAMQDAVKEGEVVRGRVLEVSKDFVLLDIGYKSEATVSIDEFPIADGAPIVNSGDIIDVFVESREDESGLVIVSKEKADKLKVWDDISAAAERDELVDGTIVARVKGGLSVDIGVKAFLPGSQVDLRPIRNLDKLIGQRFKFKVIKFNKKRGNIVLSRRVLLEQEREEQKRETLKKLAEGEVMIGQVKNLTEYGAFVDLGGIDGLLHITDMSWGRLNHPSEMFKIGDEIKVKVLKFDSDSERVSLGYKQISEDPWSTAAEKYPVGKRVGGKIVSLTDYGAFIELEPGIEGLVHVSEMTWNKRVKHPSKVVNVGDPVEAAVLDIDLPQKRISLGMKQLEPNPWTLLAEKYPVGAVIKGVVRNVTDFGIFVGVEEGIDGLVHVSDLSWTHRVKHPSELFKKGDEVEAVVLNIDVDNERFSLGIKQLTDDPWDTLPKKYPRGAKVKGRVIKITEYGAFVEIEPGIDGLCHISELSEEHVDKTQDVVKQNDDVEVMVLDVDPGERRISLSIKAAREGTSDYRAYMQDERSRSQLGDVLSTKLAGIARQTTKDAK, from the coding sequence ATGGATTCCCAGATACAGGAGCTCCGCGAAGACGGAAAAACCTTCGCCGAACTATTTGAACAATCTTTAGCAATGCAGGATGCAGTTAAAGAAGGCGAAGTTGTCCGTGGTCGTGTGCTCGAAGTCAGTAAAGACTTCGTACTGCTCGATATTGGTTATAAAAGTGAAGCAACCGTATCAATAGACGAATTTCCAATTGCTGATGGCGCGCCTATTGTTAATTCCGGTGATATTATAGATGTATTTGTTGAGAGTCGCGAAGATGAGTCTGGACTCGTTATAGTTTCTAAAGAAAAAGCCGATAAACTTAAAGTCTGGGATGATATTTCTGCAGCAGCTGAACGAGATGAATTAGTTGATGGTACGATAGTCGCACGTGTTAAAGGCGGCTTAAGTGTAGATATTGGCGTAAAAGCATTTCTACCAGGTTCACAAGTTGATTTGCGTCCTATTCGTAATTTAGATAAATTGATTGGTCAGCGGTTTAAATTTAAAGTAATAAAATTCAATAAAAAACGTGGCAATATAGTATTGTCGAGACGAGTATTGCTTGAACAAGAACGCGAAGAGCAAAAACGCGAGACTTTAAAGAAACTTGCTGAAGGCGAGGTTATGATCGGTCAGGTTAAAAACCTTACTGAATACGGTGCTTTCGTTGACCTCGGAGGTATTGATGGTTTATTGCATATTACTGACATGAGCTGGGGTCGGCTTAATCACCCAAGCGAAATGTTTAAAATTGGCGATGAAATTAAAGTCAAAGTACTTAAATTCGACTCTGACAGTGAACGCGTTTCTCTAGGTTATAAACAGATTTCAGAAGATCCTTGGAGTACCGCTGCTGAGAAATATCCAGTTGGTAAACGGGTTGGTGGCAAGATTGTATCATTAACTGATTATGGTGCATTCATTGAACTTGAGCCCGGCATTGAAGGTTTGGTCCACGTTTCTGAAATGACCTGGAATAAACGAGTTAAGCATCCAAGCAAGGTAGTTAACGTTGGTGACCCAGTTGAAGCGGCAGTGCTTGATATTGATTTACCACAAAAACGTATTTCGCTGGGAATGAAACAACTCGAACCTAATCCTTGGACATTGCTGGCTGAAAAATATCCAGTCGGTGCGGTTATTAAGGGTGTTGTCCGAAACGTTACTGATTTTGGTATTTTTGTTGGTGTTGAAGAAGGCATTGACGGTTTAGTACATGTTTCAGATTTATCATGGACACACCGTGTAAAACACCCCAGCGAGTTATTTAAGAAGGGCGATGAAGTTGAAGCGGTCGTATTAAATATTGACGTTGATAACGAACGCTTCTCTCTTGGTATTAAACAACTTACAGATGATCCGTGGGATACTCTACCTAAGAAATATCCGCGCGGTGCAAAAGTTAAGGGTCGAGTCATCAAAATCACCGAATATGGTGCTTTTGTTGAAATCGAGCCTGGTATTGACGGTCTTTGCCATATCTCTGAGCTTAGCGAAGAGCATGTCGACAAGACCCAAGATGTTGTAAAACAGAATGACGATGTCGAGGTTATGGTTCTCGATGTCGATCCAGGTGAACGTCGCATTTCTTTGTCAATCAAGGCTGCGCGTGAAGGTACCAGCGATTATCGTGCTTATATGCAAGATGAGCGTAGCCGTTCACAACTAGGTGATGTATTAAGTACCAAGTTGGCAGGGATTGCACGACAAACGACAAAAGACGCTAAGTAG
- a CDS encoding 30S ribosomal protein S21 has product MAKVVVKEGESFEKSLKRFKKKVEAAGILKDVRRREHYLKPSIRKKEKMRAALKRRRRSASRVPQ; this is encoded by the coding sequence GTGGCAAAAGTTGTAGTTAAAGAGGGTGAATCTTTTGAGAAGTCATTAAAGCGTTTCAAGAAAAAAGTGGAAGCAGCCGGCATTCTCAAAGACGTCCGACGCCGCGAGCATTACCTTAAGCCGTCTATTCGTAAAAAAGAAAAGATGCGAGCGGCTTTGAAACGACGCCGTCGCAGCGCTAGTCGGGTACCACAGTAA